A single region of the Acanthopagrus latus isolate v.2019 chromosome 11, fAcaLat1.1, whole genome shotgun sequence genome encodes:
- the LOC119029344 gene encoding flavin-containing monooxygenase 5-like isoform X2 → MVHRVAVIGAGPSGLTSVKACLDEGMVPTCFESSDDMGGLWKFKEVSEPNRASIYRSLTINISKEMMCYSDFPIPADYPNYMHHSKILKYFRMYAEHFKVLQHIRFQTSVKSVRQRPDYSRTGQWEVVTENRDGQEERHVFDAVICCAGHYTYPNLPLKDFPGIETFEGKYLHSWDYKGPEDMHGKRVVVIGIGNSGGDIAVESSRVAEQVYMSTRRGAWVIRQVSDNGLPVDMKYNTRFVHILFQLLPMNILNWIGEQKLNAMYDHTMYALKPKHRLFSQIPVINDDLPLRILSGSVILKPNVKEIRGSTVVFDDGSIVEKVDTIVFATGYSYDFPFLPSNTMYKSGHRVGLYKHIFPPNLEHPTLAVVGFIHALGAIMPQAEMQARWVTRVFKGLNKLPSNRAMIKAVEQDTKDMEKSFD, encoded by the exons ATGGTGCACAGAGTAGCAGTGATCGGGGCAGGCCCCTCTGGTCTGACCAGCGTCAAGGCCTGTCTGGATGAGGGCATGGTGCCAACCTGTTTTGAAAGCAGCGACGACATGGGTGGACTGTGGAAGTTCAAG GAAGTGTCAGAGCCCAACAGGGCCAGTATCTACCGTTCACTCACCATCAACATCTCCAAGGAGATGATGTGCTACAGCGACTTCCCCATCCCTGCCGATTATCCCAACTACATGCATCACTCGAAAATCCTGAAGTATTTCAGGATGTATGCAGAGCACTTTAAAGTGCTGCAACACATTCGCTTCCAG ACCTCAGTGAAGAGTGTCAGACAGAGACCAGACTATTCTCGCACTGGTCAATGGGAAGTGGTGACTGAGAACAGAGATGGACAGGAGGAGAGGCATGTCTTTGATGCAGTGATCTGCTGCGCTGGTCACTACACCTACCCTAACCTGCCGCTCAAAGACTTCCCAG GAATTGAGACGTTTGAAGGGAAGTACCTCCACAGCTGGGACTACAAGGGGCCCGAGGACATGCACGGGAAGAGAGTGGTGGTCATCGGTATCGGTAACTCTGGAGGTGACATCGCCgtggagagcagcagagtggcagAGCAG GTGTATATGAGCACTCGTCGTGGTGCCTGGGTGATCCGTCAGGTGTCTGACAACGGCCTGCCAGTGGACATGAAGTACAACACGCGCTTTGTCCACATCTTGTTCCAGCTGTTGCCAATGAACATCCTCAACTGGATTGGCGAGCAGAAGCTCAACGCCATGTACGACCACACCATGTATGCCCTCAAACCCAAACACAG ACTCTTCAGTCAGATCCCAGTGATCAACGACGATCTGCCTCTCAGGATTCTGTCTGGCTCGGTAATTCTCAAACCAAATGTGAAGGAGATCCGTGGCTCCACCGTGGTGTTTGACGATGGCAGCATTGTGGAGAAG GTGGACACCATTGTGTTCGCCACAGGTTACAGCTATGATTTCCCATTCTTGCCGAGCAACACCATGTACAAGTCTGGACACCGTGTTGGTCTGTACAAGCACATTTTTCCTCCCAACTTGGAGCATCCCACTCTGGCTGTCGTGGGTTTCATCCACGCCCTGGGCGCCATCATGCCCCAGGCTGAGATGCAGGCCCGCTGGGTAACCCGAGTCTTCAAAG GACTGAACAAATTACCTTCAAACCGGGCAATGATAAAGGCTGTAGAGCAGGACACCAAGGACATGGAGAAAAG CTTCGACTGA
- the prdx6 gene encoding peroxiredoxin-6, whose protein sequence is MPGILLGDEFPNFEADTTVGRIKFHDFLGGSWGILFSHPRDFTPVCTTELACAAKLTDEFKKRGVKMIALSIDSVEDHKAWSKDVMSVSSAADNDLPFPIIADDKRELSVKLGMLDPDERDKDGMPLTARCVFVIGPDKRLKLSILYPATTGRNFNELLRVIDSLQLTAQKKVATPVDWKPGDKVMVIPSLSEAEAASLFPNGVTTKEVPSGKKYLRYTQP, encoded by the exons ATGCCTGGAATCCTGCTGGGAGACGAGTTCCCCAACTTCGAGGCCGACACCACCGTCGGCAGGATCAAGTTCCACGACTTCCTGGGAGGCTC ATGGGGAATCCTGTTCTCCCACCCAAGGGACTTCACTCCCGTCTGCACCACTGAGCTCGCCTGTGCCGCAAAGCTCACCGATGAGTTTAAGAAACGAGGAGTGAAGATGATCGCTTTGTCTATTGACAGTGTTGAGGATCACAAAGCCTGGAGcaag GATGTGATGTCAGTCAGTAGTGCGGCCGACAACGATCTGCCCTTCCCCATCATCGCGGATGACAAGAGAGAGCTGTCCGTCAAGCTGGGCATGCTGGACCCTGATGAGAGAGACAAGGATGGAATGCCCCTCACCGCTCGCTGT GTCTTTGTGATTGGCCCTGACAAGAGGCTGAAGCTGTCCATCCTCTACCCCGCCACCACAGGAAGGAACTTCAATGAGTTGCTCCGAGTTATCGACTCCCTGCAGCTCACCGCGCAGAAGAAGGTCGCCACACCTGTCGACTGGAAG ccTGGTGATAAGGTCATGGTCATTCCCTCACTCTCTGAGGCTGAGGCTGCTAGTCTCTTCCCCAACGGTGTGACCACTAAAGAGGTGCCTTCTGGGAAGAAATACCTGCGCTACACCCAGCCCTGA
- the LOC119029344 gene encoding flavin-containing monooxygenase 5-like isoform X1, which produces MVHRVAVIGAGPSGLTSVKACLDEGMVPTCFESSDDMGGLWKFKEVSEPNRASIYRSLTINISKEMMCYSDFPIPADYPNYMHHSKILKYFRMYAEHFKVLQHIRFQTSVKSVRQRPDYSRTGQWEVVTENRDGQEERHVFDAVICCAGHYTYPNLPLKDFPGIETFEGKYLHSWDYKGPEDMHGKRVVVIGIGNSGGDIAVESSRVAEQVYMSTRRGAWVIRQVSDNGLPVDMKYNTRFVHILFQLLPMNILNWIGEQKLNAMYDHTMYALKPKHRLFSQIPVINDDLPLRILSGSVILKPNVKEIRGSTVVFDDGSIVEKVDTIVFATGYSYDFPFLPSNTMYKSGHRVGLYKHIFPPNLEHPTLAVVGFIHALGAIMPQAEMQARWVTRVFKGLNKLPSNRAMIKAVEQDTKDMEKSYITSKLTPLQVDFVTYMDNIAGEIGVRPSLLWLLFTDYPLFKRVLWGPVTAYQYRLMGPGKWEGARRAIFTQFDRMYQPLKTRQLQEQEASITGRLFKLSLTIMAGAASVYSIHVRNPTTIPTLLSKLRPQTI; this is translated from the exons ATGGTGCACAGAGTAGCAGTGATCGGGGCAGGCCCCTCTGGTCTGACCAGCGTCAAGGCCTGTCTGGATGAGGGCATGGTGCCAACCTGTTTTGAAAGCAGCGACGACATGGGTGGACTGTGGAAGTTCAAG GAAGTGTCAGAGCCCAACAGGGCCAGTATCTACCGTTCACTCACCATCAACATCTCCAAGGAGATGATGTGCTACAGCGACTTCCCCATCCCTGCCGATTATCCCAACTACATGCATCACTCGAAAATCCTGAAGTATTTCAGGATGTATGCAGAGCACTTTAAAGTGCTGCAACACATTCGCTTCCAG ACCTCAGTGAAGAGTGTCAGACAGAGACCAGACTATTCTCGCACTGGTCAATGGGAAGTGGTGACTGAGAACAGAGATGGACAGGAGGAGAGGCATGTCTTTGATGCAGTGATCTGCTGCGCTGGTCACTACACCTACCCTAACCTGCCGCTCAAAGACTTCCCAG GAATTGAGACGTTTGAAGGGAAGTACCTCCACAGCTGGGACTACAAGGGGCCCGAGGACATGCACGGGAAGAGAGTGGTGGTCATCGGTATCGGTAACTCTGGAGGTGACATCGCCgtggagagcagcagagtggcagAGCAG GTGTATATGAGCACTCGTCGTGGTGCCTGGGTGATCCGTCAGGTGTCTGACAACGGCCTGCCAGTGGACATGAAGTACAACACGCGCTTTGTCCACATCTTGTTCCAGCTGTTGCCAATGAACATCCTCAACTGGATTGGCGAGCAGAAGCTCAACGCCATGTACGACCACACCATGTATGCCCTCAAACCCAAACACAG ACTCTTCAGTCAGATCCCAGTGATCAACGACGATCTGCCTCTCAGGATTCTGTCTGGCTCGGTAATTCTCAAACCAAATGTGAAGGAGATCCGTGGCTCCACCGTGGTGTTTGACGATGGCAGCATTGTGGAGAAG GTGGACACCATTGTGTTCGCCACAGGTTACAGCTATGATTTCCCATTCTTGCCGAGCAACACCATGTACAAGTCTGGACACCGTGTTGGTCTGTACAAGCACATTTTTCCTCCCAACTTGGAGCATCCCACTCTGGCTGTCGTGGGTTTCATCCACGCCCTGGGCGCCATCATGCCCCAGGCTGAGATGCAGGCCCGCTGGGTAACCCGAGTCTTCAAAG GACTGAACAAATTACCTTCAAACCGGGCAATGATAAAGGCTGTAGAGCAGGACACCAAGGACATGGAGAAAAG CTACATTACGTCAAAGTTGACACCCCTGCAGGTGGACTTTGTCACCTACATGGATAACATTGCAGGAGAGATCGGTGTGCGTCCAagtctcctctggctcctcttcACAGACTACCCACTGTTTAAGAGGGTTCTGTGGGGACCCGTCACGGCTTACCAGTACCGGTTGATGGGACCAGGGAAGTGGGAGGGAGCCCGCAGAGCAATCTTCACCCAGTTCGACCGCATGTACCAGCCCCTAAAAACCAGACAG ctgcaaGAGCAAGAGGCCTCCATCACTGGCCGCCTGTTTAAGTTGAGCCTGACCATCATGGCTGGAGCAGCTTCCGTCTACTCCATCCATGTGCGCAACCCAACCACCATCCCAACCCTCCTGTCCAAGCTCCGCCCACAAACAATCTAA
- the plpp6 gene encoding phospholipid phosphatase 6: MPSPKAKNPGRSGGSPVFGSSNGRYDFMSLTKPLNRSPPPHLLQRQGSDPTTARLRASESPTRRRGSSSSTGSASGQGLSEEDGIRLNPSFVRVALSSLLAIDLWLSKRLGVCACEDSSWGSVRPLMKLIEISGHGIPWLAGTAYCLYKSDSAAGQEVMLNLLMGLLLDLVLVTIVKAVVRRRRPAHNRMDMFATFSVDRYSFPSGHATRAAMCGRFLLAHLVLAAPLRVLVLLWAGLVGLSRVLLGRHNVTDVMFGFWMGYCQYNLVEMLWLSPQTLQGLLGQLV, encoded by the exons ATGCCTTCTCCCAAAGCTAAAAACCCCGGTCGCAGCGGAGGAAGCCCGGTGTTCGGCAGCTCCAACGGCCGCTACGACTTCATGTCACTGACGAAGCCGCTGAACCGGTCTCCCCCGCCGCACCTGCTCCAGCGGCAGGGCTCCGACCCCACCACCGCCCGCCTCCGAGCCTCGGAGAGCCCCACTCGGCGCCGGGGCTCCAGCTCGTCCACGGGCTCGGCGAGCGGCCAGGGGCTGTCAGAGGAGGACGGTATACGGCTCAACCCGTCGTTCGTCCGCGTAGCGCTCAGCTCCCTCCTCGCCATCGACCTGTGGCTGTCCAAGCGGCTCGGGGTGTGCGCCTGCGAGGACTCGTCCTGGGGCAGCGTGCGCCCCCTGATGAAGCTGATAGAGATATCGGGACATGGCATCCCCTGGCTGGCCGGGACCGCCTACTGTCTGTACAAGAGTGACAGTGCCGCAGGACAAGAAGTGATGCTCAACCTTCTCATGG GCCTGCTGTTGGACCTGGTCCTGGTTACCATTGTTAAGGCAGTGGTGCGACGGCGTCGGCCTGCGCACAACCGTATGGACATGTTTGCCACCTTTTCTGTGGACCGCTACTCCTTCCCTTCAGGCCACGCCACCCGCGCCGCCATGTGTGGGCGGTTCCTGCTGGCTCACCTCGTGCTGGCTGCCCCGCTGAGGGTCCTCGTCCTGCTGTGGGCCGGCCTGGTGGGGCTAAGCCGAGTGCTGCTGGGCAGACACAACGTGACTGACGTAATGTTCGGGTTCTGGATGGGCTACTGCCAATATAACCTGGTGGAGATGCTGTGGCTCTCACCTCAAACCCTGCAAGGGCTGCTGGGACAGTTAGTTTAA